A DNA window from Pseudarthrobacter sp. W1I19 contains the following coding sequences:
- a CDS encoding ARPP-1 family domain-containing protein, producing the protein MKVPQLHVGAGSSLGPLNIFPVWTSAPGSLGISTGTHADVAVTELASGAQVSRLSVTNNGPHPALLLEGELLEGGQQHRTCARDVVLGPDETRDIDTFCVEAGRWEAGESSHRRQARRAPLNVWSELANGLDGQRGGDRQDRIWERVRRFDAARGASATSSLLQHMDWFKDDKEERNRFSAADAPAPLEGQRGVVIGLGRQPLLLEVFGTHTLFRRHYRQLIEAALLDLELLPPQVLASGPMPGQRARYFAAHVQAMDFGTFDGGTAAVEVRNHGSLRSRSVSRAAGAVTAAGIAVALPQRRPQLAHLTGWNTQHPLMEMA; encoded by the coding sequence ATGAAAGTCCCGCAGCTTCACGTCGGCGCCGGCAGCAGCCTCGGCCCGCTCAACATCTTCCCTGTCTGGACCTCGGCACCGGGAAGCCTCGGCATCAGCACCGGCACCCACGCAGACGTGGCCGTCACCGAACTAGCCAGCGGCGCCCAGGTATCCCGTCTCAGCGTCACCAACAACGGCCCGCACCCGGCGCTGCTGCTGGAAGGTGAGCTGCTCGAAGGCGGCCAGCAGCACCGGACCTGTGCCCGCGACGTCGTCCTCGGCCCAGACGAAACCCGCGACATCGACACCTTCTGCGTCGAAGCCGGCCGCTGGGAAGCCGGAGAGAGCAGCCACCGCCGGCAGGCACGCCGCGCCCCGCTGAACGTCTGGTCCGAGCTGGCCAACGGCCTGGACGGGCAGCGGGGAGGAGACCGGCAGGACCGCATCTGGGAACGGGTCCGCCGCTTCGACGCCGCCCGGGGCGCATCCGCCACCAGCTCCCTCCTCCAGCACATGGACTGGTTCAAGGACGACAAGGAGGAACGGAACCGGTTCAGCGCCGCGGACGCGCCCGCTCCGCTGGAGGGCCAGCGCGGTGTGGTGATCGGCCTGGGCCGGCAGCCGCTGCTCCTGGAGGTCTTCGGCACCCACACCCTCTTCCGCCGCCACTACCGGCAGCTGATCGAAGCGGCGCTGCTGGACCTTGAGCTCCTGCCACCCCAGGTGCTGGCATCAGGACCGATGCCCGGCCAGCGGGCCCGTTACTTCGCCGCACACGTCCAGGCGATGGACTTCGGAACGTTCGACGGCGGCACCGCGGCTGTCGAGGTACGGAACCACGGCTCCCTCCGGAGCCGCAGCGTGTCCCGTGCCGCCGGAGCAGTCACCGCCGCCGGCATCGCCGTCGCACTCCCACAACGCCGGCCCCAGCTGGCCCACCTGACCGGCTGGAACACCCAACACCCCCTGATGGAGATGGCATGA
- a CDS encoding SIR2 family protein translates to MTKGHVFVTMGDLLNLKSDAWLLPVDRRASPGARWTRAMPELADAIDAEDLWSFQNESTFAHALHAWPAGSSIPVLTAVPMAGITDADGLLPRFRAFLEVATAAVNERRVTSADRASPSVLATPFFGTGHGGGNIYRGAILKVLLKEAHRHAGEAGVDIVFVFQDPAAFALAQQQRREGETAWAALTPPLLTKAKELGEIARSGRLVPFMGAGISISAGAPTWSQLLGRLAGAAGLSELEKKALEELSNLDQAAVLRSYFEEKFPETSDTRFGRTVSEAVNMKQYGLAPSLLACLPSSGAITLNYDTLFETASKDAGSPRTVIPGEKPDDATAATHKWLLKLHGSVDKPETIVLTRDDYLGYSATREALSALVKAHLITHHLLFVGFGLADDHFHEIIHDVRRALPAQEAGRRFGSALMLKRDAMQEKLWGKHLNLIDMEDAGFSESGTAAQARRLEIFLDALIAHASDSHSFLLAPHYGDGLTDEESALRSALLEVAGVSSRGAASSTTLVIHRMLRDLGWDGSAPSS, encoded by the coding sequence ATGACCAAAGGCCACGTTTTCGTCACCATGGGCGATCTGCTGAATCTCAAGTCGGATGCTTGGTTGCTGCCTGTCGATCGAAGGGCTTCTCCAGGGGCTCGATGGACGAGGGCAATGCCAGAGCTTGCGGATGCAATAGATGCAGAAGACCTCTGGTCCTTTCAAAATGAATCCACTTTCGCACATGCGCTTCATGCTTGGCCCGCTGGTTCATCCATTCCGGTCCTAACAGCGGTACCAATGGCGGGCATTACGGATGCGGATGGGTTGCTGCCGCGATTTCGTGCATTTCTGGAAGTAGCCACCGCTGCTGTAAACGAGCGCCGGGTGACGTCCGCAGACCGGGCGAGCCCTTCCGTGCTGGCCACGCCCTTCTTCGGGACCGGCCATGGAGGTGGAAACATATATCGGGGCGCCATTCTAAAAGTCCTTCTTAAGGAGGCTCACCGGCATGCCGGTGAGGCGGGCGTCGATATCGTATTTGTGTTTCAAGATCCGGCAGCCTTCGCTCTCGCACAACAACAGCGCAGGGAAGGGGAAACTGCGTGGGCCGCCTTGACGCCGCCCCTTCTGACCAAGGCCAAAGAGCTGGGTGAGATCGCCCGGTCCGGCAGGTTGGTCCCATTCATGGGCGCTGGAATCAGTATTAGCGCCGGCGCTCCCACTTGGAGTCAGCTCCTAGGCCGGTTGGCAGGAGCCGCAGGTCTCTCAGAGCTGGAAAAGAAAGCGCTGGAGGAGCTCAGCAACTTAGACCAAGCTGCGGTTCTTCGGTCCTACTTTGAGGAGAAGTTTCCCGAAACCAGCGACACCAGATTTGGTCGCACGGTGAGCGAAGCCGTCAACATGAAGCAATATGGACTTGCGCCCAGTCTGCTCGCCTGCCTGCCTTCCAGCGGCGCCATCACCCTCAACTACGACACTCTCTTCGAGACGGCGTCCAAAGACGCCGGCAGCCCTCGCACGGTCATACCTGGGGAGAAACCTGACGACGCTACCGCCGCGACCCATAAGTGGCTGCTGAAGCTCCATGGGTCAGTTGATAAACCAGAAACCATCGTCCTTACACGAGACGACTACTTAGGTTACAGCGCTACGAGAGAGGCACTCTCAGCGCTCGTGAAAGCACATCTCATTACACACCATTTGTTGTTTGTGGGCTTTGGACTTGCCGATGATCATTTTCACGAAATAATCCATGACGTCCGCCGGGCTTTGCCTGCGCAAGAAGCAGGCCGGCGATTCGGGTCAGCGCTCATGCTGAAGCGCGACGCGATGCAGGAAAAGCTTTGGGGCAAGCATCTGAACCTCATCGATATGGAGGACGCTGGTTTCTCTGAATCCGGTACCGCCGCCCAAGCGAGACGGCTTGAGATCTTTTTGGACGCCTTGATTGCCCACGCTTCGGACAGCCATTCCTTCCTTTTGGCTCCCCATTACGGGGACGGCCTCACGGACGAAGAGTCGGCTCTCAGAAGCGCCCTGCTTGAAGTCGCCGGAGTTTCTTCTCGCGGAGCGGCCAGCAGCACAACATTGGTGATTCACCGCATGCTGAGGGATCTCGGCTGGGACGGGTCAGCTCCCAGCAGTTAG
- a CDS encoding ADP-ribosylglycohydrolase family protein, producing the protein MKLNPLQNDRAAGVLVALAAGDALGAGYEFGAPLPDGAEVTMKGGGPFGFAPSEWTDDTSMAIPIAQALLESASDAGPSSPATLTMVVRAWTSWAAEAKDVGAQTSSVIAAARRLAAAAGRNVTAADFTAAAADFHARTGRSAGNGSLMRTAPLALAYLERDPSELMAAAGMVSALTHADPDAQEACGLWCVAIRHAVLSGQLDVRVGLPLLPDERASVWLERIETAERSRPRDFTRNGWVVEAFQGAWSAIHYAGLSASGPDHLRAALEEAVRGGRDTDTVAAIAGGLLGATYGYTAVPFEWRQRLHGWPGLRARDLMVLHGAGPRRGQAGCVLAAGRTSGLQHVGPHRCAGPASARRRRVAGRGRFAWAGRRVGH; encoded by the coding sequence ATGAAACTGAACCCCCTGCAGAATGACCGCGCGGCCGGCGTCCTCGTCGCCCTGGCCGCCGGCGACGCCCTCGGAGCCGGCTACGAGTTCGGCGCCCCGCTGCCGGACGGCGCCGAAGTGACCATGAAGGGCGGCGGCCCGTTCGGATTCGCGCCTTCCGAGTGGACCGACGACACGTCCATGGCCATCCCCATCGCCCAGGCGCTGCTGGAGTCCGCGTCCGACGCCGGCCCCTCCTCCCCCGCGACGCTCACCATGGTGGTCCGGGCCTGGACATCCTGGGCGGCCGAAGCGAAGGACGTCGGGGCGCAGACGAGCTCCGTCATCGCTGCCGCCCGGCGGCTGGCTGCTGCTGCCGGGCGGAACGTCACAGCCGCCGACTTCACCGCCGCGGCCGCGGACTTCCATGCCCGGACCGGCCGCAGCGCCGGCAACGGGTCGCTGATGCGCACCGCCCCGCTAGCCCTCGCCTACCTGGAGCGGGACCCTTCTGAACTGATGGCTGCGGCCGGGATGGTAAGCGCCCTGACCCACGCCGACCCTGATGCCCAGGAGGCCTGCGGGCTGTGGTGTGTGGCGATCCGTCACGCCGTTCTCAGCGGGCAGCTCGATGTCCGGGTGGGTCTGCCGCTGCTGCCCGACGAGCGGGCTTCGGTCTGGCTGGAGCGGATCGAAACGGCGGAGCGGTCCCGACCCCGCGACTTCACGCGCAACGGCTGGGTGGTTGAGGCGTTCCAAGGCGCTTGGAGTGCCATCCATTACGCGGGCCTTTCAGCGTCAGGCCCGGACCATCTTCGGGCAGCGCTGGAGGAGGCCGTGCGCGGCGGGCGCGACACCGATACTGTCGCCGCCATCGCCGGCGGCCTGCTGGGAGCTACTTACGGCTACACCGCTGTGCCCTTCGAGTGGCGGCAGCGCCTGCACGGCTGGCCGGGCCTGCGCGCCCGCGACTTGATGGTGCTGCATGGAGCTGGGCCGCGGCGAGGGCAGGCGGGCTGCGTCCTGGCCGCGGGCCGAACGTCAGGACTACAGCATGTGGGGCCGCACCGATGCGCTGGTCCAGCATCCGCACGACGACGGCGTGTGGCTGGGCGGGGTCGGTTCGCTTGGGCGGGGCGCCGAGTTGGGCATTGA
- a CDS encoding AAA family ATPase, which produces MTESTGPNRRKRIRAVLEILSEHSEGVRNSKDPDGVFQLAVDRVPLSPAEATTNASGLVRGNANLSFDSIGLVAAGWITKTDGIWRITPEGLKVLDLYPSADELFGQMAKLSAAQTARRKANRAEQLRTVLVSRNAKEDVFRATTGLFVERGLREGSSVFDPDRDVWTVAAITELRTRFIEAPDAGGGTFVEKIRMQLAEASDEARLLMAELVTWQVLPIFEGAIGFGKKNERISAILQTMDEPAVIPDVVLKGLKNGVVHPGQAMNSNTFQAMVLVLSVVENYLQSSIEVQQEVLSDPWAWKSFVFSVKGRSFPTQRNALLYMVHPETFTDIFSDEDKGLVRNAFISSDADSTGDVDRDLFNIGLRMQQETMAPVDFYDEQHKPLWKKGVTRPTPQPEPVDDVTPTNGEQMTPGLEREPFPAADAALSGRVYIEEKWLQESLDLLENKRQLIFFGPPGTGKTFIALALAEHVARDEAELVQFHPSYSYEDFFQGYRPITVNGALSYELKDGPLRRIVDKANKAKHRNFVLVIDEINRGNLAKIFGELYFLLEYRHRKISLQYSEETFELPDNLFIIGTMNTSDRSIALMDAAMRRRFAFRELHPAQSPVSEVLHGWLLAHKSNDLGSEPALLLRQLNKKIIDPSFSIGPSYLMPKVGGITQDVLTRIWESEILPLLEEHHYGEGKDVLKQYRLDTLRTELAERVPVSLEDLDGHGPAATGSE; this is translated from the coding sequence ATGACTGAAAGCACTGGACCAAACCGCCGCAAACGCATCAGGGCGGTTCTGGAGATCCTGTCGGAACACTCGGAGGGCGTCCGCAACTCGAAGGATCCGGATGGTGTGTTTCAACTCGCCGTTGATCGCGTGCCTCTGAGCCCGGCTGAAGCCACCACCAATGCAAGCGGTCTCGTGCGCGGGAACGCAAACTTGTCTTTCGACTCCATCGGCCTGGTAGCGGCAGGCTGGATAACGAAGACGGACGGAATCTGGCGAATAACGCCGGAGGGCCTGAAGGTTCTAGACCTCTACCCAAGCGCTGATGAACTTTTCGGCCAGATGGCAAAGCTTTCAGCTGCCCAGACCGCACGGCGAAAAGCTAACCGCGCAGAGCAACTCCGAACGGTACTCGTCTCACGGAACGCGAAAGAGGATGTTTTCCGCGCCACTACGGGTCTTTTCGTGGAGAGGGGCCTCCGGGAAGGGTCTTCAGTATTTGATCCGGACCGTGATGTTTGGACCGTTGCTGCGATCACCGAACTAAGGACCAGATTTATCGAAGCTCCGGACGCAGGAGGTGGCACCTTTGTCGAAAAGATAAGGATGCAGCTGGCAGAGGCCTCTGATGAAGCGCGACTCTTGATGGCCGAGCTTGTGACGTGGCAGGTTCTGCCCATTTTTGAGGGTGCAATCGGCTTCGGCAAGAAAAATGAACGAATCTCGGCAATTCTCCAGACCATGGACGAGCCAGCAGTAATTCCAGACGTGGTCCTCAAAGGACTAAAGAACGGGGTCGTCCACCCCGGCCAGGCGATGAACAGCAACACATTTCAGGCGATGGTCCTTGTGCTTTCCGTCGTAGAGAACTACCTGCAGTCCTCGATTGAGGTGCAGCAGGAAGTCTTATCGGACCCGTGGGCTTGGAAGTCTTTCGTCTTCAGCGTCAAGGGACGCAGCTTCCCTACCCAGAGGAACGCACTGTTGTACATGGTCCATCCGGAAACCTTCACCGATATCTTTTCTGACGAGGACAAGGGCTTGGTCCGAAACGCTTTCATCAGCAGCGATGCTGATTCGACTGGGGACGTGGACCGCGACTTATTCAACATCGGTCTCCGAATGCAACAGGAGACCATGGCTCCCGTGGACTTCTACGATGAACAGCACAAGCCCCTTTGGAAAAAGGGTGTTACTCGTCCTACCCCACAACCGGAACCCGTGGACGACGTCACGCCGACGAACGGCGAACAGATGACTCCAGGGCTCGAACGCGAACCGTTTCCTGCTGCAGACGCGGCTCTGAGTGGTCGGGTCTACATCGAGGAAAAGTGGTTGCAGGAGTCGTTGGACCTCCTCGAGAACAAGCGGCAATTGATCTTCTTCGGCCCGCCGGGGACGGGTAAGACGTTTATTGCCCTGGCCTTGGCCGAACACGTTGCCCGTGACGAGGCAGAGCTTGTGCAGTTCCACCCGAGTTATTCCTATGAAGACTTTTTCCAGGGGTACCGGCCCATTACTGTCAACGGGGCCCTGAGCTACGAACTCAAAGATGGACCGTTGCGGCGGATAGTCGACAAAGCGAACAAAGCCAAGCACCGAAACTTCGTACTGGTCATCGACGAAATCAACCGGGGCAACCTTGCGAAGATCTTCGGAGAGCTCTACTTCCTGCTCGAATACCGGCACCGGAAGATCAGCCTTCAGTACAGCGAGGAAACGTTCGAGCTGCCAGACAACCTCTTCATCATCGGAACCATGAACACGTCTGACCGGTCCATCGCCCTGATGGACGCGGCCATGCGCCGTCGCTTCGCCTTCCGCGAACTGCATCCAGCGCAAAGTCCTGTATCCGAGGTGCTCCACGGATGGCTTCTTGCGCACAAGAGCAATGATCTCGGTTCAGAACCAGCACTGCTGCTTCGACAGCTCAACAAGAAGATTATTGATCCATCATTCAGCATCGGGCCGTCATATCTCATGCCCAAGGTTGGAGGGATCACGCAGGATGTCCTCACGAGGATTTGGGAGTCGGAAATCCTGCCGCTCCTGGAAGAGCACCACTACGGCGAAGGGAAGGATGTACTAAAGCAGTACCGTCTGGACACATTGAGGACGGAGCTCGCGGAGCGCGTTCCAGTTTCGCTCGAGGACTTGGACGGTCACGGTCCCGCAGCCACTGGGAGCGAATAG
- a CDS encoding NUDIX hydrolase, with protein sequence MKDSKNTPGPSLLDYPRPSVAVDTAVLTVAKGSVCVLLVRRAEDHQHGKWALPGTFLRERETLADAVLRCLREKAGISGRVPRQLQVFDEPGRDDRGWVLSVAHVDVVPLAALKEALKSDGARLASVTGEPELIAGLPYGHADIVAKAVEWLRAAYAEAPDPGALLDEPFTLKDLRELHEAVAGAPLMRDTFRRFMEPKLVGTGQMSDGTRGRPSRLWVRGS encoded by the coding sequence GTGAAGGATTCCAAGAACACTCCGGGACCGTCCCTGCTCGACTACCCGCGGCCGTCGGTGGCAGTGGATACGGCGGTGCTGACCGTGGCGAAGGGGAGCGTCTGCGTGCTGCTGGTGCGCCGCGCGGAGGACCACCAGCACGGAAAGTGGGCACTGCCGGGAACGTTCCTGCGTGAACGCGAGACCCTGGCGGACGCGGTGCTGCGGTGCCTGCGGGAAAAGGCGGGGATCTCGGGGCGGGTGCCTCGGCAGCTGCAGGTGTTTGACGAGCCGGGGCGCGACGACCGCGGCTGGGTGTTGTCAGTGGCGCACGTGGACGTGGTGCCGCTGGCGGCGTTGAAGGAAGCGTTAAAGTCCGACGGCGCGCGGCTGGCTTCCGTGACCGGGGAGCCGGAGCTGATCGCCGGGCTTCCCTATGGGCACGCGGACATCGTGGCCAAGGCTGTGGAGTGGCTGCGTGCTGCCTATGCCGAGGCGCCGGATCCTGGGGCGCTTCTGGACGAGCCGTTCACTCTGAAGGACCTGCGGGAGCTGCACGAGGCGGTGGCGGGCGCCCCGCTGATGCGCGACACGTTCCGGAGGTTCATGGAGCCCAAGTTGGTGGGGACAGGGCAGATGTCCGACGGGACGCGGGGGAGGCCGTCGCGGTTGTGGGTGCGGGGCAGCTAG